A portion of the Oncorhynchus clarkii lewisi isolate Uvic-CL-2024 chromosome 27, UVic_Ocla_1.0, whole genome shotgun sequence genome contains these proteins:
- the LOC139385616 gene encoding protein NipSnap homolog 2-like has product MNTLQCYQWKMATRVLQRFGNGLNQAKNTAQSTGQIFVLSRGLSASNHRNREDSWFKSLFVRKVDPRKDAHSHLLTKNEESNLYKIQFHNVKPECLDAYNQLCEETLPSIHNDKYYPCELVGTWNTWYGEQDQAVHMWRYRGGYPALTEVMSKLRQNKEFMKYREERGKMLLSRRNQLLLEFSFWNEPIPRKGPNIYELRSYQLRPGTMIEWGNYWARAIGYRQHNSEAVGGFFSQIGNLYMVHHLWAYKDLEAREATRNAAWQHEGWDEVVYYTVPLIQHMDSRIMIPMKASPLQ; this is encoded by the exons ATGAATACGCTCCAGTGTTATCAATGGAAAATGGCGACCCGAGTCCTTCAGAGATTTGGCAATGGCCTGAATCAGGCTAAAAACACGGCCCAGTCGACAGGACAGATCTTCGTTTTAAGCAG GGGCTTGTCGGCATCAAACCATAGGAATCGTGAAGATAGCTGGTTCAAGTCACTGTTTGTGCGTAAAGTTGATCCCAGAAAGGATGCCCACTCCCACTTGCTTACCAAGAATGAGGAAAGCAACCTCTACAAAATCCAGT TCCATAATGTGAAGCCAGAGTGCCTGGATGCCTACAACCAGCTTTG TGAGGAGACCCTGCCATCTATCCATAATGATAAGTACTATCCCTGTGAGCTGGTGGGTACCTGGAACACCTGGTATGGAGAGCAGGACCAGGCTG tCCATATGTGGCGGTATAGAGGAGGTTACCCAGCTCTGACCGAGGTCATGAGCAAACTCAGGCAGAACAAG GAGTTCATGAAGTAccgggaggagagaggaaagatgcTGTTGTCCCGTAGGAACCAACTGCTCCTGGAGTTCAGCTTCTGGAATGAGCCCATTCCCAGGAAGGGACCCAACATCTACGAGCTCAGGTCCTACCAGCTCCGA CCTGGCACCATGATTGAGTGGGGTAATTACTG GGCCAGAGCTATTGGCTACCGCCAGCACAACAGTGAGGCTGTGGGAGGGTTCTTCTCCCAAATCGGAAACCTCTACATGGTGCACCACCTCTGGG CTTACAAAGACCTTGAGGCCAGAGAAGCCACAAGGAATGCAGCTTGGCAACATGAGGGTTGGGATGAGGTTGTGTATTATACAG TTCCTCTCATTCAGCACATGGACTCTAGAATCATGATCCCAATGAAGGCTTCCCCACTGCAGTAA